A stretch of Vigna angularis cultivar LongXiaoDou No.4 chromosome 4, ASM1680809v1, whole genome shotgun sequence DNA encodes these proteins:
- the LOC108330487 gene encoding U-box domain-containing protein 14, which yields MSSVISSSSSRVFDAINECVFLVQSDSVEVQEKALQMLASITKVSSQNRTSLAQTEGAIPTIATLTNSSSPIIQTLSLLTLFNLSLNPDLKQSLADMETIYYLNSLITNSSFSLDSSKLASSLVCSLAMHDKNKAKFGVAGTVQLLVKAVEGCHGSDANHLLSSLAELVHFHGNCTLAVRAGAVAVLLKVVKGTDNEDLAGTSLAVLSLLARFDEGLNGLKKTDEIIRVMLNVLKGRSLLSKEGAADILIRLFDDSEDCVTEALMLPEFSTVLADLCVRGSVRVRDKADLLMKKMAQVSLDSDMEVCSLHG from the coding sequence ATGTCTTCGGTAATATCATCATCCTCGTCTCGTGTTTTTGATGCCATCAATGAATGTGTGTTTCTGGTTCAATCAGACTCGGTTGAAGTTCAAGAGAAAGCTCTTCAAATGCTGGCTTCCATCACGAAGGTCAGTTCCCAAAACAGAACCTCACTGGCTCAAACAGAAGGAGCCATTCCAACAATAGCCACACTAACAAACTCTTCCTCTCCCATCATCCAAACACTTTCTTTGTTAACCCTCTTCAACCTATCCCTCAACCCAGATCTGAAGCAATCTCTTGCTGACATGGAAACCATTTACTACCTCAACTCCCTCATCACCAACTCATCATTTTCCCTCGACTCTTCCAAACTGGCCTCCTCATTGGTTTGCAGCTTGGCCATGCATGACAAAAACAAGGCCAAGTTTGGGGTGGCAGGCACAGTTCAGTTGCTAGTGAAAGCAGTTGAAGGGTGTCACGGTTCTGATGCGAACCACCTTCTGAGTTCTCTTGCTGAGCTTGTTCATTTTCATGGAAACTGCACTCTGGCAGTGCGAGCCGGGGCAGTGGCAGTGCTGCTTAAGGTGGTGAAGGGTACTGATAACGAGGACTTGGCAGGAACTTCTCTCGCTGTTCTCAGTCTCCTTGCGAGGTTTGATGAAGGGTTGAATGGTTTGAAGAAAACGGATGAGATAATTAGAGTAATGTTGAATGTGTTGAAGGGTAGGTCTCTGTTGAGCAAGGAGGGTGCTGCTGATATCCTTATTCGTCTTTTTGATGACAGTGAAGATTGTGTGACTGAGGCTTTGATGTTGCCAGAATTTTCAACCGTCTTGGCTGATCTTTGTGTGAGGGGTTCGGTGAGAGTTCGTGACAAGGCGGATTTGTTGATGAAGAAGATGGCACAGGTGAGCTTGGATTCTGATATGGAAGTATGCTCCCTCCATGGTTAA
- the LOC108331791 gene encoding uncharacterized protein LOC108331791 isoform X2, translated as MTLRKGSKVEIPGTTDGPSVEWRCARIISGNGHTYRVQYNRSSTTSESSIVRVSRNAIRPSPPPVKGIGNWAANDHVEVYNFGSWRAATVLKFIDGDFFLVRLWVSCKELTVLKVNMRARQTFQNGQWVLMSKGSGKSPVGKSNLISNSSKDQPENKCRNIFSQGLDASDHQERVVSSLTLKRMSPFVSSYPRKLRTMSNMGECERFKAVTTAPLLQKVHAVVYPQNNMGEKCMHTSFTNGTNKYYETGKENSCNVSTHFLERIEEPDYSCSDLSSVGSCSVISSNSNKISSDTLAGPCQDEDTLCSDAESLDVGDVDKGCSTSTSEVAAETIHRASVGGLHALLPMAKYDTRYLIALDFCPVASPLCISRCVVCSHGSKLQLQ; from the exons ATGACATTGAGAAAGGGAAGCAAAGTGGAGATACCTGGTACTACTGATGGACCTAGTGTGGAATGGCGATGTGCGCGAATAATTTCTGGTAATGGGCACACCTACAGGGTTCAGTATAACCGTTCTAGTACAACAAGTGAGTCTAGCATAGTAAGAGTTTCAAGGAATGCCATCAGACCATCCCCCCCTCCAGTTAAAGGTATTGGGAATTGGGCAGCAAATGATCACGTGGAGGTTTACAATTTTGGTTCTTGGAGAGCAGCCACTGTTTTGAAATTCATTGATGGAGATTTCTTCTTGGTAAGGCTATGGGTATCTTGCAAAGAGTTAACGGTACTCAAGGTAAACATGAGGGCACGCCAGACTTTTCAAAATGGTCAATGGGTTCTTATGTCAAAG GGATCTGGCAAGTCACCAGTTGGGAAGTCTAACTTGATTTCTAACAGCTCTAAGGATCAGCCTGAAAATAAGTGCCgaaatattttttctcaagGATTAGATGCCAGTGATCACCAGGAACGCGTGGTCTCATCTTTAACGTTGAAAAGAATGTCCCCTTTTGTCTCCTCTTATCCCAGAAAATTAAGGACTATGTCGAATATGGGTGAGTGTGAAAGATTCAAAGCTGTAACTACAGCCCCCTTGCTGCAAAAGGTACATGCTGTTGTTTACCCACAAAATAATATGGGTGAAAAATGCATGCATACTTCCTTTACTAATGGTACCAACAAATATTATGAAACAGGAAAGGAGAATTCTTGTAATGTTTCAACACACTTTCTTGAACGAATTGAAGAACCTGATTATTCTTGTAGTGATCTGAGTTCTGTTGGCAGTTGTAGTGTGATTAGTAGTAACTCAAATAAAATTTCCAGTGATACCTTAGCAGGTCCTTGCCAAGATGAAGATACCCTTTGCAGTGATGCAGAATCTCTAGATGTTGGAGATGTGGATAAAGGATGCTCCACTTCTACCAGTGAGGTTGCAGCAGAAACAATTCATAG GGCCAGTGTAGGAGGCTTGCATGCCTTGCTTCCAATGGCTAAATATGATACTAG GTATCTAATTGCCCTGGATTTCTGTCCCGTGGCCTCTCCATTATGCATAAGCAGATGTGTGGTGTGTTCACATGGAAGCAAATTGCAGCTGCAATAG
- the LOC108331791 gene encoding uncharacterized protein LOC108331791 isoform X3, protein MTLRKGSKVEIPGTTDGPSVEWRCARIISGNGHTYRVQYNRSSTTSESSIVRVSRNAIRPSPPPVKGIGNWAANDHVEVYNFGSWRAATVLKFIDGDFFLVRLWVSCKELTVLKVNMRARQTFQNGQWVLMSKGSGKSPVGKSNLISNSSKDQPENKCRNIFSQGLDASDHQERVVSSLTLKRMSPFVSSYPRKLRTMSNMGECERFKAVTTAPLLQKVHAVVYPQNNMGEKCMHTSFTNGTNKYYETGKENSCNVSTHFLERIEEPDYSCSDLSSVGSCSVISSNSNKISSDTLAGPCQDEDTLCSDAESLDVGDVDKGCSTSTSEVAAETIHRASVGGLHALLPMAKYDTRCNPHMAGLIVQLFR, encoded by the exons ATGACATTGAGAAAGGGAAGCAAAGTGGAGATACCTGGTACTACTGATGGACCTAGTGTGGAATGGCGATGTGCGCGAATAATTTCTGGTAATGGGCACACCTACAGGGTTCAGTATAACCGTTCTAGTACAACAAGTGAGTCTAGCATAGTAAGAGTTTCAAGGAATGCCATCAGACCATCCCCCCCTCCAGTTAAAGGTATTGGGAATTGGGCAGCAAATGATCACGTGGAGGTTTACAATTTTGGTTCTTGGAGAGCAGCCACTGTTTTGAAATTCATTGATGGAGATTTCTTCTTGGTAAGGCTATGGGTATCTTGCAAAGAGTTAACGGTACTCAAGGTAAACATGAGGGCACGCCAGACTTTTCAAAATGGTCAATGGGTTCTTATGTCAAAG GGATCTGGCAAGTCACCAGTTGGGAAGTCTAACTTGATTTCTAACAGCTCTAAGGATCAGCCTGAAAATAAGTGCCgaaatattttttctcaagGATTAGATGCCAGTGATCACCAGGAACGCGTGGTCTCATCTTTAACGTTGAAAAGAATGTCCCCTTTTGTCTCCTCTTATCCCAGAAAATTAAGGACTATGTCGAATATGGGTGAGTGTGAAAGATTCAAAGCTGTAACTACAGCCCCCTTGCTGCAAAAGGTACATGCTGTTGTTTACCCACAAAATAATATGGGTGAAAAATGCATGCATACTTCCTTTACTAATGGTACCAACAAATATTATGAAACAGGAAAGGAGAATTCTTGTAATGTTTCAACACACTTTCTTGAACGAATTGAAGAACCTGATTATTCTTGTAGTGATCTGAGTTCTGTTGGCAGTTGTAGTGTGATTAGTAGTAACTCAAATAAAATTTCCAGTGATACCTTAGCAGGTCCTTGCCAAGATGAAGATACCCTTTGCAGTGATGCAGAATCTCTAGATGTTGGAGATGTGGATAAAGGATGCTCCACTTCTACCAGTGAGGTTGCAGCAGAAACAATTCATAG GGCCAGTGTAGGAGGCTTGCATGCCTTGCTTCCAATGGCTAAATATGATACTAG ATGTAATCCTCATATGGCAGGTCTTATTGTGCAATTATtcagataa
- the LOC108331791 gene encoding uncharacterized protein LOC108331791 isoform X1, with product MTLRKGSKVEIPGTTDGPSVEWRCARIISGNGHTYRVQYNRSSTTSESSIVRVSRNAIRPSPPPVKGIGNWAANDHVEVYNFGSWRAATVLKFIDGDFFLVRLWVSCKELTVLKVNMRARQTFQNGQWVLMSKGSGKSPVGKSNLISNSSKDQPENKCRNIFSQGLDASDHQERVVSSLTLKRMSPFVSSYPRKLRTMSNMGECERFKAVTTAPLLQKVHAVVYPQNNMGEKCMHTSFTNGTNKYYETGKENSCNVSTHFLERIEEPDYSCSDLSSVGSCSVISSNSNKISSDTLAGPCQDEDTLCSDAESLDVGDVDKGCSTSTSEVAAETIHRFELNAYHSTLEVLYASGPLSWEKEEILTNLRILLNISNDEHLMEIKNLGSCGQNF from the exons ATGACATTGAGAAAGGGAAGCAAAGTGGAGATACCTGGTACTACTGATGGACCTAGTGTGGAATGGCGATGTGCGCGAATAATTTCTGGTAATGGGCACACCTACAGGGTTCAGTATAACCGTTCTAGTACAACAAGTGAGTCTAGCATAGTAAGAGTTTCAAGGAATGCCATCAGACCATCCCCCCCTCCAGTTAAAGGTATTGGGAATTGGGCAGCAAATGATCACGTGGAGGTTTACAATTTTGGTTCTTGGAGAGCAGCCACTGTTTTGAAATTCATTGATGGAGATTTCTTCTTGGTAAGGCTATGGGTATCTTGCAAAGAGTTAACGGTACTCAAGGTAAACATGAGGGCACGCCAGACTTTTCAAAATGGTCAATGGGTTCTTATGTCAAAG GGATCTGGCAAGTCACCAGTTGGGAAGTCTAACTTGATTTCTAACAGCTCTAAGGATCAGCCTGAAAATAAGTGCCgaaatattttttctcaagGATTAGATGCCAGTGATCACCAGGAACGCGTGGTCTCATCTTTAACGTTGAAAAGAATGTCCCCTTTTGTCTCCTCTTATCCCAGAAAATTAAGGACTATGTCGAATATGGGTGAGTGTGAAAGATTCAAAGCTGTAACTACAGCCCCCTTGCTGCAAAAGGTACATGCTGTTGTTTACCCACAAAATAATATGGGTGAAAAATGCATGCATACTTCCTTTACTAATGGTACCAACAAATATTATGAAACAGGAAAGGAGAATTCTTGTAATGTTTCAACACACTTTCTTGAACGAATTGAAGAACCTGATTATTCTTGTAGTGATCTGAGTTCTGTTGGCAGTTGTAGTGTGATTAGTAGTAACTCAAATAAAATTTCCAGTGATACCTTAGCAGGTCCTTGCCAAGATGAAGATACCCTTTGCAGTGATGCAGAATCTCTAGATGTTGGAGATGTGGATAAAGGATGCTCCACTTCTACCAGTGAGGTTGCAGCAGAAACAATTCATAGGTTTGAGTTGAATGCATACCACAGTACCCTAGAAGTTTTGTATGCCTCTGGTCCTTTAAGTtgggaaaaagaagaaatattgaCTAACCTTCGTATTTTACTCAATATTTCAAATGATGAACATTTGATGGAGATAAAGAACTTAGGTTCATGTGGTCagaatttttaa